One Sus scrofa isolate TJ Tabasco breed Duroc chromosome 1, Sscrofa11.1, whole genome shotgun sequence DNA segment encodes these proteins:
- the CNDP1 gene encoding beta-Ala-His dipeptidase (The RefSeq protein has 1 substitution compared to this genomic sequence), giving the protein MFSPPPPPPGLLGKIFQYIDVHQDEFVQTLKEWVAVESDSVQPVPRLRQELLRMMVLAEERLRSLGAHVNAVNMGSQKLPDGQTLPIPPIILAELGNNPEKPTVCFYGHLDVQPARQADGWRTDPYTLTEVDGKLYGRGTTDNKGPVLAWINAVSTFRALDEDLPVNIKFVIEGMEEAGSLALEELVKKEKAGFFSNVDYIVISDNLWISQSKPALTYGTRGNSYFMVEVKCRDQDFHSGTFGGILNEPMADLVALLGSLVDSSGRILIPGIYDHVAPLTEEERKMYEAIDLDLEEYRHSSQMQKFLFDTKEELLMHLWRFPSLSIHGIEGAFDEPGAKTVIPGRVIGKFSIRLVPHMNMSVVEKQVKRHLESTFSKRNSSNQMTISMTLGLHPWIANIRDNQYLAAKRAIKTVFGTEPDMIRDGSTIPIAQIFQATIQKSVMMLPLGAVDDGEHSQNEKINRWNYIEGSKVFAAFFLEVAKLH; this is encoded by the exons AtgttctccccacctcccccgccgCCCGGGCTTCTGGGGAAGATCTTCCAGTACATTGATGTCCACCAGGATGAGTTTGTGCAG ACCCTGAAGGAGTGGGTAGCTGTTGAGAGTGACTCAGTTCAGCCTGTGCCCCGCCTCCGGCAAGAGTTGCTCAGGATGATGGTCCTGGCCGAAGAACGGCTCCGGAGCCTGGGAGCCCATGTGAATGCCGTGAACATGGGGTCTCAGAAG CTGCCCGATGGCCAGACTCTCCCCATACCACCCATCATCCTGGCCGAACTGggaaacaatcctgagaaacccACAGTTTGCTTCTATGGCCACTTGGATGTGCAGCCTGCCAGACAGGCAGATGGGTGGCGCACAGACCCCTACACGCTTACGGAAGTGGATG gaaagctttATGGCCGAGGAACAACAGACAACAAAGGCCCTGTTTTAGCATGGATCAATGCTGTGAGCACATTCAGAGCTCTGGATGAG GATCTCCCTGTGAACATCAAATTCATCATTGAAGGGATGGAAGAGGCCGGTTCTCTTGCCCTGGAGGAGCTCGTCAAGAAGGAAAAGGCTGGGTTCTTTTCTAATGTAGACTACATCGTGATTTCAGATAACCTCTGGATCAGCCAGAGCAAGCCAGCACTCACTTACGGCACACGAGGCAACAGCTACTTCATGGTGGAG GTGAAATGCAGAGATCAAGATTTTCACTCGGGGACCTTTGGTGGGATCCTTAATGAACCCATGGCGGACCTGGTTGCTCTTCTCG GCAGCCTGGTAGATTCGTCTGGTCGCATTCTGATCCCTGGAATCTATGACCACGTGGCTCCtcttacagaagaggaaagaaaaatgtatgaagCCATTGACCTGGACCTCGAAGAGTACCGGCACAGCAGCCAGATGCAGAAATTTCTGTTTGACACCAAG GAGGAACTTCTAATGCACCTGTGGAGGTTCCCGTCTCTCTCCATTCATGGGATTGAGGGTGCGTTTGATGAGCCTGGAGCCAAAACCGTCATACCTGGCCGAGTTATAGGAAAGTTTTCTATCCGTCTGGTCCCTCACATGAATATGTCTGTGGTGGAAAAGCAG GTGAAGCGACACCTTGAATCTACATTCTCCAAAAGAAATAGCTCCAACCAGATGACCATTTCCATGACACTGGGACTACACCCATGGATTGCAAACATTAGAGATAATCAGTATCTTGCTGCAAAGAGAGCCATCAAAACAG TGTTTGGGACTGAGCCAGATATGATCCGGGATGGATCGACCATACCCATTGCCCAGATATTCCAGGCCACCATCCAGAAGAGTGTGATGATGCTCCCCTTGGGCGCCGTTGATGATGGCGAGCACTCTCAGAATGAGAAAATCAACAG gTGGAACTACATAGAGGGCTCTAAAGTATTTGCTGCCTTCTTCCTAGAGGTGGCTAAGCTGCATTAA
- the CNDP1 gene encoding beta-Ala-His dipeptidase isoform X1, with protein sequence MFSPPPPPPGLLGKIFQYIDVHQDEFVQTLKEWVAVESDSVQPVPRLRQELLRMMVLAEERLRSLGAHVNAVNMGSQKLPDGQTLPIPPIILAELGNNPEKPTVCFYGHLDVQPARQADGWRTDPYTLTEVDGKLYGRGTTDNKGPVLAWINAVSTFRALDEDLPVNIKFIIEGMEEAGSLALEELVKKEKAGFFSNVDYIVISDNLWISQSKPALTYGTRGNSYFMVEVKCRDQDFHSGTFGGILNEPMADLVALLGSLVDSSGRILIPGIYDHVAPLTEEERKMYEAIDLDLEEYRHSSQMQKFLFDTKEELLMHLWRFPSLSIHGIEGAFDEPGAKTVIPGRVIGKFSIRLVPHMNMSVVEKQVKRHLESTFSKRNSSNQMTISMTLGLHPWIANIRDNQYLAAKRAIKTVFGTEPDMIRDGSTIPIAQIFQATIQKSVMMLPLGAVDDGEHSQNEKINRWNYIEGSKVFAAFFLEVAKLH encoded by the exons AtgttctccccacctcccccgccgCCCGGGCTTCTGGGGAAGATCTTCCAGTACATTGATGTCCACCAGGATGAGTTTGTGCAG ACCCTGAAGGAGTGGGTAGCTGTTGAGAGTGACTCAGTTCAGCCTGTGCCCCGCCTCCGGCAAGAGTTGCTCAGGATGATGGTCCTGGCCGAAGAACGGCTCCGGAGCCTGGGAGCCCATGTGAATGCCGTGAACATGGGGTCTCAGAAG CTGCCCGATGGCCAGACTCTCCCCATACCACCCATCATCCTGGCCGAACTGggaaacaatcctgagaaacccACAGTTTGCTTCTATGGCCACTTGGATGTGCAGCCTGCCAGACAGGCAGATGGGTGGCGCACAGACCCCTACACGCTTACGGAAGTGGATG gaaagctttATGGCCGAGGAACAACAGACAACAAAGGCCCTGTTTTAGCATGGATCAATGCTGTGAGCACATTCAGAGCTCTGGATGAG GATCTCCCTGTGAACATCAAATTCATCATTGAAGGGATGGAAGAGGCCGGTTCTCTTGCCCTGGAGGAGCTCGTCAAGAAGGAAAAGGCTGGGTTCTTTTCTAATGTAGACTACATCGTGATTTCAGATAACCTCTGGATCAGCCAGAGCAAGCCAGCACTCACTTACGGCACACGAGGCAACAGCTACTTCATGGTGGAG GTGAAATGCAGAGATCAAGATTTTCACTCGGGGACCTTTGGTGGGATCCTTAATGAACCCATGGCGGACCTGGTTGCTCTTCTCG GCAGCCTGGTAGATTCGTCTGGTCGCATTCTGATCCCTGGAATCTATGACCACGTGGCTCCtcttacagaagaggaaagaaaaatgtatgaagCCATTGACCTGGACCTCGAAGAGTACCGGCACAGCAGCCAGATGCAGAAATTTCTGTTTGACACCAAG GAGGAACTTCTAATGCACCTGTGGAGGTTCCCGTCTCTCTCCATTCATGGGATTGAGGGTGCGTTTGATGAGCCTGGAGCCAAAACCGTCATACCTGGCCGAGTTATAGGAAAGTTTTCTATCCGTCTGGTCCCTCACATGAATATGTCTGTGGTGGAAAAGCAG GTGAAGCGACACCTTGAATCTACATTCTCCAAAAGAAATAGCTCCAACCAGATGACCATTTCCATGACACTGGGACTACACCCATGGATTGCAAACATTAGAGATAATCAGTATCTTGCTGCAAAGAGAGCCATCAAAACAG TGTTTGGGACTGAGCCAGATATGATCCGGGATGGATCGACCATACCCATTGCCCAGATATTCCAGGCCACCATCCAGAAGAGTGTGATGATGCTCCCCTTGGGCGCCGTTGATGATGGCGAGCACTCTCAGAATGAGAAAATCAACAG gTGGAACTACATAGAGGGCTCTAAAGTATTTGCTGCCTTCTTCCTAGAGGTGGCTAAGCTGCATTAA
- the CNDP1 gene encoding beta-Ala-His dipeptidase isoform X2 — MFSPPPPPPGLLGKIFQYIDVHQDEFVQTLKEWVAVESDSVQPVPRLRQELLRMMVLAEERLRSLGAHVNAVNMGSQKLPDGQTLPIPPIILAELGNNPEKPTVCFYGHLDVQPARQADGWRTDPYTLTEVDGKLYGRGTTDNKGPVLAWINAVSTFRALDEVKCRDQDFHSGTFGGILNEPMADLVALLGSLVDSSGRILIPGIYDHVAPLTEEERKMYEAIDLDLEEYRHSSQMQKFLFDTKEELLMHLWRFPSLSIHGIEGAFDEPGAKTVIPGRVIGKFSIRLVPHMNMSVVEKQVKRHLESTFSKRNSSNQMTISMTLGLHPWIANIRDNQYLAAKRAIKTVFGTEPDMIRDGSTIPIAQIFQATIQKSVMMLPLGAVDDGEHSQNEKINRWNYIEGSKVFAAFFLEVAKLH; from the exons AtgttctccccacctcccccgccgCCCGGGCTTCTGGGGAAGATCTTCCAGTACATTGATGTCCACCAGGATGAGTTTGTGCAG ACCCTGAAGGAGTGGGTAGCTGTTGAGAGTGACTCAGTTCAGCCTGTGCCCCGCCTCCGGCAAGAGTTGCTCAGGATGATGGTCCTGGCCGAAGAACGGCTCCGGAGCCTGGGAGCCCATGTGAATGCCGTGAACATGGGGTCTCAGAAG CTGCCCGATGGCCAGACTCTCCCCATACCACCCATCATCCTGGCCGAACTGggaaacaatcctgagaaacccACAGTTTGCTTCTATGGCCACTTGGATGTGCAGCCTGCCAGACAGGCAGATGGGTGGCGCACAGACCCCTACACGCTTACGGAAGTGGATG gaaagctttATGGCCGAGGAACAACAGACAACAAAGGCCCTGTTTTAGCATGGATCAATGCTGTGAGCACATTCAGAGCTCTGGATGAG GTGAAATGCAGAGATCAAGATTTTCACTCGGGGACCTTTGGTGGGATCCTTAATGAACCCATGGCGGACCTGGTTGCTCTTCTCG GCAGCCTGGTAGATTCGTCTGGTCGCATTCTGATCCCTGGAATCTATGACCACGTGGCTCCtcttacagaagaggaaagaaaaatgtatgaagCCATTGACCTGGACCTCGAAGAGTACCGGCACAGCAGCCAGATGCAGAAATTTCTGTTTGACACCAAG GAGGAACTTCTAATGCACCTGTGGAGGTTCCCGTCTCTCTCCATTCATGGGATTGAGGGTGCGTTTGATGAGCCTGGAGCCAAAACCGTCATACCTGGCCGAGTTATAGGAAAGTTTTCTATCCGTCTGGTCCCTCACATGAATATGTCTGTGGTGGAAAAGCAG GTGAAGCGACACCTTGAATCTACATTCTCCAAAAGAAATAGCTCCAACCAGATGACCATTTCCATGACACTGGGACTACACCCATGGATTGCAAACATTAGAGATAATCAGTATCTTGCTGCAAAGAGAGCCATCAAAACAG TGTTTGGGACTGAGCCAGATATGATCCGGGATGGATCGACCATACCCATTGCCCAGATATTCCAGGCCACCATCCAGAAGAGTGTGATGATGCTCCCCTTGGGCGCCGTTGATGATGGCGAGCACTCTCAGAATGAGAAAATCAACAG gTGGAACTACATAGAGGGCTCTAAAGTATTTGCTGCCTTCTTCCTAGAGGTGGCTAAGCTGCATTAA